One part of the Candidatus Eisenbacteria bacterium genome encodes these proteins:
- a CDS encoding phosphomannomutase/phosphoglucomutase produces the protein MNPLIFREYDIRGIADTELTDEVATQVGRAYGTYMRRHGARHVTVGQDVRLSSPRLAGKLAEGILSTGMDVTRLGVTPTPTLYFSIDHLKVDGGVQVTGSHNPIDYNGFKMCRGMAPVYGGDIQSLGELCRRGNYETGRGTLREADVVGAYQDMLRSKIRLTAGRRIAVDAGNGVAGPVAVPVLKGMGMEVHELYTEPDGRFPNHLPDPTVLKFTRDLQALVTRAGCSVGLGWDGDADRIGAVDETGRLLYGDQLLGILAADVLTRIPGARVIFDVKCSQGLEEFLKARGASTLMWKTGHALLKAKMKEEGAPIAGEMSGHMFFAENFYGFDDAIYASLLLLQILDRRGKKLSELAAEMPQYVSTPETRLDTTDADKFRIVAAVRDHFKKTHDVLDIDGARIRFGDGWGLVRASNTQPVLVVRFEAKTQERLDSIKSEVMAKLAEFGVAQETVH, from the coding sequence ATGAATCCCCTGATCTTTCGCGAGTACGACATCCGCGGCATCGCCGACACGGAGCTCACCGACGAGGTGGCCACGCAGGTGGGCCGCGCCTACGGCACCTACATGCGCCGCCACGGCGCCAGGCACGTCACCGTGGGCCAGGACGTGCGCCTGAGCTCGCCGCGGCTGGCCGGAAAGCTGGCCGAGGGCATCCTGTCCACCGGAATGGACGTGACCCGCCTGGGGGTCACGCCGACGCCGACGCTGTATTTCTCCATCGATCACCTCAAGGTGGACGGCGGGGTGCAGGTCACGGGCAGCCACAACCCGATCGACTACAACGGATTCAAGATGTGCCGCGGCATGGCCCCGGTGTACGGGGGCGACATCCAGAGCCTGGGAGAGCTGTGCCGCCGCGGGAACTACGAGACCGGTCGGGGCACGCTGCGCGAGGCCGACGTGGTGGGCGCCTACCAGGACATGCTGCGCTCCAAGATCCGCCTCACGGCGGGCCGGCGCATCGCGGTGGACGCGGGCAACGGGGTGGCCGGGCCGGTGGCGGTCCCGGTGCTCAAGGGCATGGGCATGGAGGTGCACGAGCTCTACACCGAGCCCGACGGCCGCTTCCCCAACCACCTGCCGGATCCCACGGTGCTCAAGTTCACCCGGGACCTGCAGGCGCTGGTGACCCGGGCGGGTTGCTCGGTGGGACTGGGCTGGGACGGCGACGCCGACCGCATCGGCGCGGTGGACGAGACCGGCCGGCTGCTCTACGGCGACCAGCTCCTGGGCATCCTGGCCGCGGACGTGCTCACGCGCATCCCCGGCGCGCGGGTGATCTTCGACGTGAAGTGCTCGCAGGGGCTCGAGGAGTTCCTGAAGGCGCGCGGGGCCAGCACCCTGATGTGGAAGACCGGTCACGCGCTGCTCAAGGCCAAGATGAAGGAGGAGGGCGCGCCCATCGCCGGGGAAATGAGCGGCCACATGTTCTTCGCCGAGAACTTCTACGGCTTCGACGACGCCATCTACGCCTCGCTGCTGCTGCTCCAGATCCTGGACCGGCGCGGGAAGAAGCTCTCGGAGCTGGCCGCGGAGATGCCCCAGTACGTGAGCACCCCGGAGACCCGCCTGGACACCACCGACGCCGACAAGTTCCGCATCGTGGCCGCGGTCCGCGACCACTTCAAGAAGACCCATGACGTGCTGGACATCGACGGCGCCCGCATCCGCTTCGGCGACGGCTGGGGCCTCGTCCGCGCCTCCAACACCCAGCCCGTGCTGGTGGTGCGCTTCGAGGCGAAGACGCAGGAGCGGCTGGACAGCATCAAGAGCGAAGTCATGGCCAAGCTGGCCGAGTTCGGGGTCGCGCAGGAGACCGTCCACTAG
- the prfB gene encoding peptide chain release factor 2: MERQEEVILRAEARMGEAGFWDRPDDAEAVISELKSAKRKVETWGGLNRRLSDSRELLEMAAGEEDAATLEELDRDAEALARAIADLELVSLLSDPNDRLGALVSIHPGAGGTDSQDWAQMLFRMYTRWLERRGYPHQVLDLQSGDEAGIKDATLEVTAEYGYGYLKSESGVHRLVRLSPFDAAHRRHTAFASVFVFPRVDDTIKVEIDMGDVRVDTYRSSGAGGQHVNKTDSAVRMTHLPTNIVATSQNERSQHRNRENALTILKARLYAHLLEQERKKLAHITDNKSDIAFGSQIRSYVLHPYTMVKDHRTDHETSNVQSVLDGDLDGFIDAYLRRRE, from the coding sequence CTGGAGCGCCAGGAAGAGGTGATCCTCCGGGCCGAGGCCCGCATGGGGGAGGCCGGCTTCTGGGACCGCCCCGACGACGCCGAGGCTGTCATCTCCGAGCTCAAGAGCGCCAAGAGGAAGGTGGAGACGTGGGGCGGGCTGAACCGCCGCCTCTCGGACTCGCGCGAGCTGCTGGAGATGGCCGCCGGCGAGGAGGACGCGGCCACCCTGGAGGAGCTGGACCGGGACGCGGAGGCGCTGGCGCGCGCGATCGCCGACCTGGAGCTGGTGAGCCTGCTCTCCGATCCCAACGACCGGCTGGGCGCGCTGGTGTCCATTCACCCCGGCGCGGGCGGCACCGACTCCCAGGACTGGGCCCAGATGCTCTTCCGCATGTACACCCGCTGGCTGGAGCGCCGCGGCTACCCCCACCAGGTCCTGGATCTGCAGTCGGGCGACGAGGCCGGCATCAAGGACGCCACGCTGGAAGTCACCGCCGAGTACGGCTACGGCTACCTCAAGAGCGAGTCGGGGGTGCACCGGCTGGTGCGGCTCTCGCCCTTCGACGCCGCCCACCGGCGCCACACCGCCTTCGCCTCGGTGTTCGTGTTCCCGCGGGTGGACGACACCATCAAGGTCGAGATCGACATGGGCGACGTGCGCGTGGACACCTACCGCTCCAGCGGCGCCGGCGGCCAGCACGTGAACAAGACCGACAGCGCGGTGCGCATGACGCACCTGCCCACCAATATCGTCGCCACCAGCCAGAACGAGCGCAGCCAGCACCGCAACCGCGAGAACGCGCTGACCATACTCAAGGCGCGCCTGTACGCGCACCTGCTGGAGCAGGAGCGCAAGAAGCTGGCGCACATCACCGACAACAAGAGCGATATCGCCTTCGGGAGCCAGATCCGCTCCTACGTGCTGCACCCCTACACCATGGTCAAGGACCACCGCACCGACCACGAGACTTCCAACGTCCAGTCGGTGCTGGACGGCGACCTGGACGGGTTCATCGACGCCTACCTGAGGCGCAGGGAATAA